The Bacillus oleivorans genomic sequence CCTTTGCAAACTTTGATTGGAAGGGTAGCTTGTTTAGTAAAAGCCCGCGCCAAAATCCTTCTTCAAAAAAAGGATTAATCAAAGCAAACAATAGCCAAAATAACGTTGCCGCTAAAGACTCACTTAGAAGCTGCAGATTCGTAAACAGAATCGTTAACGGAAAAAGCCCCACCAAGACAGTTCCAATTTTCCAGCCAAAGTGGCCTTCGACCCGAGAGAGCCATTTTGACCGCTCTTCCTTTGTCGTAAAAAAGTAAATAAAAGCAAATATACTCCCCCAGTAAAAAATAGCGACCGGAATCCAGGCCCATTCTTGAATGAAGGTTGAAAAAATAAAAGAACTGCTTGAACTGATCAGGACTACAATAATCGGTGCCCAGATCATAATATGACCATTTTTCATCTTTACAGCCATTAATAAATCTCCTCTATTTCGACAAATTTTTCACTATTTTCCAAGTATAACAAAGAGTGGGTTTTAATGGCTCCATTATTATGTAAAAAATTTGTTAATGGCGTTTAGTTAATTAATATCTGCAAAAAAAACAGCCCCTTCCTCTGAAGAGACTGTTAACTTCTTTTTTTCTTTTTCGTCCGGGCTGATTTCGGGACATTTTCGAAATGCTTTCGCTTTTTCTTCGGTTTTCTTGTCGACCACTCGTCGCCGTTTTCTCCTTTGGAGCCTCCACCATTCCGGTTTTCTGCACCTTTTCTTCTCGATTTGCCGGCGTTTGCTTTTACTACTGTTGTGGTGATTTTTCGTTCACGTTTCCGTTCCCGCTTCATCCCGACAATTTCAAAATCAATCGACTGTTCATCCTTATCTACATTAATAACTTTGACTGTGATTTCATCCCCAATTTGATAAACCTTGCCCGTTCTTTCACCAATCATGGCATATTGGCGCTGGTCAAACCGGTAATAATCATCAGTCATATCACTGACATGGACTAATCCTTCTATCGTATTTGGAAGCTCAATAAACATACCAAAGTTGGTAACGGAGCTAATGATTCCCTCGAACTCTTCCCCGATTTTATCCAGCATAAATTCAGCCTTCTTCAGAGAATCCGTATCTCTTTCGGCATCGACGGCTCTTCTTTCCATCTCTGAGGCATGCTTGGCGATTTCATCAAGACGGGCTCCCCATTTCGCTTGAGTGGCATCATCCATTTTTCCATTAATCAGATATTCCCGAATCAGACGATGCACGATTAAGTCGGGATAACGCCGGATTGGAGAAGTAAAGTGTGTATAAAAATCAGTGGATAATCCAAAGTGACCTAAGCTCTCCGCATCATATTTAGCCTGCTGCATAGAGCGAAGCATAACAGTTGAAACGACCATTTCCTCTGGACGACCCGCGACTGCCTCCAGGATTTCCTGCAATGCGCGCGGATGAATCGAATTGGCTGTTCCTCTAACCACAAGACCAAAATTGGTAATAAACTCAAAGAAGCGATGCAGCTTTTCTTCCTTTGGATCCTCGTGAATCCGATACATAAACGGAACTTCTAGCCAGTGGAAATGTTCCGCAATCGTTTCATTGGCTGCTAACATGAATTCCTCAATTAAGCGTTCTGCCACCGAACGCTCACGCAATACAACATCGGTTGGCTTCCCGTCTTCGTCGACCAACACTTTCGCTTCTTTAAAATCGAAATCGATGGCACCGCGACCCATCCGTTTATTCCGAAGGATTTGAGCCAGCGCTTCCATGTCCTCAAACATTGGAATGAGTGTCTCATAATGTTTGCGTGTTTCCCCGTCTTTATCGACTAGAATTTTATTTACATCGGCATAAGTCATTCTTTCCGTTGTTTTAATCACACTTTCAAAGATTTCATGTTTTACAACATGTCCAGATGAATCAATTTCCATTTCACATGAAAGTGTAAATCGATTGACCTTTGGATTGAGTGAACAGATTCCATTTGACAGACGGTGAGGAATCATGGGAATTACACGGTCTACCAAATAAACACTCGTGCCGCGTTCAAAAGCTTCCCGGTCAATCGGAGAGCCTTCTTTTACATAATGGCTTACATCTGCAATATGAACGCCTAATTTATAATTCCCATTTTCTAATTTTGATACAGTAACCGCATCATCAAGGTCTTTTGCATCTGCGCCGTCAATCGTAACAATCGTTTGATCACGAAGGTCGCGCCGATTTCCAATGTCACTTTCCAGAATCTCATCCGGGATTTCTTCCGCTTGCTGCAGTACTTCATCCGGAAATTGTGTTGGAATTCCATGCTTGTGAATAATCGATAGAATATCAACACCTGGGTCGTTTTTGTGTCCAAGAATCTGAATCACTTCACCCTCAGCACTTTGTCTTCCTTCCGGATAAGCCGTAATTTTTACAACGACTTTGTGTCCATCGACGGCTCCCGCGGAAGCCCCTTTTGGAATAAAAATATCGGTTGTGATTTTCTTATTATCAGGGATGACAAAACCGAAATGTTTACTGTCAGAATAGGTTCCGACCACTTCCTTAATGCCCCGTTCGATAATCTTAACAATCGTTCCCTCACGGCGGTTGTCCCCGCTTTGTTCGTGGGTAACCCTGACTAAAACGATATCCCCGTGCATCGCCTGGTTGAGCTCGGATGGAGGTATAAAAATATCATCCATGCCCTCTTCTTCTGGGGTAACAAAACCAAACCCTTTCTCATGGGCAATGAACTTCCCTCTTAAAAGATTCATCTTCTCCGGAATGCCATACCGGTTCGTCCGGGTTCGGACAATGTAACCCTTCTCTTCCATGTGGACGAGGGTTTTGACCAGTTCCTTAAAGGAATCGGAATCCTCCATTTGTAAAAGCTCTTCTAATTCCTGAACAGTTAACGGCTTATAAGCCTCTTCTTTCATAATCGTTAATATTTGATCAATTAAGGGATGCTGTTCATTCAAAAAAATCCCTCCTTCTTATGTTTTAAACAGTCCAATCCAGCTCCTCTAAAAAAGCATAAATATCTTCATGGAGCTGTTCTTTTTCTTTATCCAACGTAATAACATGTCCAGAATTCTCGTACCATTTTATATTCTTTTGCGGCGATTCCGCTTCATTATATATAATATTTGCACTATCTGGATTAATCATGTTGTCATGTCTTGCCTGCACCACGAATAATGGCGCATAGGTAAGATCAACATGCACTCTGACATCCTGGATTAGAGCTTGCAGTTCTTTTAATGTTTTCATCGGTGTTTTTTTGAAATCTTCCATTTCTTTAGCGATTACTTCTCCAGACTTACCTTCAAATTGCTTATACTCTCTTGCATACTTTAGAACACCTTCATACATAACGTCTTCGTCTTTAAAATACATCGGTGCACACATTGGAACAATACCCTTTACAGGCACAGTATAACCAAGTTTAAGGGAGAACACCCCTCCCAATGATAATCCCGCAACTGCAATTTCCTCGTAACCAAGCGATTTTAAGTGATCATAGCCCATCATTACGTCCTTCCACCAGTCTTTTGGGCCGGTATGGACCAATTCTTCTGGCGGGACACCATGTCCTTTATATTGAGGGGCATGTGAGGTATACCCTTTTTTTTCAAGAAAACGCCCAAGCATCCGAACATCGGCGGAACTGCCCGTAAAGCCGTGGAGCAAGAGGACAGCTCGCTTCCCTGCTTCAAACGTAAATGGCTTTGGTGGTTTTACCTTCATATGTAAGATCTCCTTTTTGTCATACTATGTATAGTTTTATCAGATGGAAGGAGTGTCATCCAGTATTTTGTGCTGACGGGGTGGATTCGGCGGTTGCGGTGTTGACTGCGATTACAGAAAAAATACAGGAGGCATAATGCGTCCTGCATTTCTAAGTTTAAGAGAATAAACTAGAGAAAAAACTTTTAATACTTTCAATCAAGTTTTTAAAGAAATCCATAATGGTTTGAAGAAAACCTTTGTCTCCTACCGCGTCCTCGATCCTCTGTTGGATATCGTTTGCGAGGTTTTCAAGCTGTGACTGAACATTATCAAAGTTAATATTTAAATTCCTCATTTTTTCAAATAAATCAATGAGCAGCTGACGATCTTCAGGGCTAAGGCTGATTTCAAGTGTTTTTAATCTTTCATCAATGATTTGCTCCACTTCTTCTCGCGATACCGGATTTTGTTCCGCAATTTGCTGCTTAATTTCTGTTAACAATTCGCTTACTTTGTCCTGATCTAACCCTTCCTTTTGGGCTAACGCGGTTGCAAGACTCAGCTCTTCATTTGCCACTTCTGTCCTATCCTTGTTAAGCTCGGTTCCTTCCCCTTCGTCATATGCCTTGTAAATACCAACTAGAGCCGAGTGACCGCTTACTTTTACCGGAGAGGCTATATCTACCACCGCATTTTCAATCCCTGCAGTCAATAAAGCATTGGCATACATTTCATCGGTAACCTCGGTAATGTTTTCAGGAGTTACCTGGTTAATAACAAGTCCTTCTCCAGAATCATTTCTTGTTATTTTCGCGGAGGAATACATATTGGAATGGGGATCCCCATTAATATACTGAACAAGGTCCTCTCCTGTTACCGTTATTTCTTTCACCATGGTCGGATCTTTTACATTTAACAGTTCCCGAACTTCTTCTTTCTGCGCATCAGAAAGTGCTTCTCCATACACAACAACCGGAAGTCCATATTTTTCATTAATGCTATCTTCCTCATTAGCACTGTCTGCATGGACAGCATTCATATTCCCTATAAATATAACAAGCAGTAACAATGTACCACATGCGATTATTTTAAAGAACCTCATCGGTTTCTCTCCTTTATTTTTTATTTTGTCCATTTTACTTACAATATGACGAATACCCTAACAAACAGGTTTCAAAACCAGAAAGAAAAAGGCAGAAATGGAAATGGTAAAAAGGAGGATAACAATGGGATACGAGGGTAAAAACTTTTTCAAATGTCCTTTTACTGTACAATCCAAATCGACCAACCATTTGAAAATGCTTGGGGAAAATTGTGTATTAAGTTAGATGAATCTATATTACAGGTAAAGACTCATTTGTTCGCATCGGCGTATAGTTTTTACGATATCTGACGAGTCATCCTTATACTTCTATCGAACAGCTATCCACAAGTCGAGAAATATATAATTTCCTAAACGATAAAGAAAACTTGGCTAGCGCCAAGCCTTTAGGCGCAGGCGATCGCCTAGTTGCTCTTATACTTAATTCCTAAAATTGGCCACTACGTCGATTAATCTTCTTTGCTGCCAATTTATACTTTCTTAAAGTGCGAAAAAACCTGACCAGAGTCGGCCAGGCTTACATGTACTTATAGTTGGAAGTATGATACTGCAATTGTAAGAACAAATAATAAAACAGATAAAACAACCGTAATTCGGTGTAAAACTAAATCAATCCCACGCGCCTTTTGTTTTCCAAAAAGTTGTTCAGCACCGCCGGAGATGGCACCTGAAAGACCTGCGCTTTTACCGGATTGTAACAATACGACTGCAATTAAAGCAATACAGTTTATAACTAATAATGTAACCAAGAATGCATGCATCCTTGTCCACCTCCTAATACGAACATAACAGTATCTCTAATGTACCATAAATCTTTAGGGGAGACAATAAAAATCGAAATGAGCCTCAGTCTATTAACAATTTTAAACTCTTTTATAAGCATTATACTTGTATTAGGAGATTATTCCTATTTCCATTCCTCTCGAGTTCAATTGTTTGATAGTTATCAAATTAATTTGTTACTCTTTCTATACATTTTTATAAAAGGAGCTGAAATGAAATGGCAAAATTATCAAGGCTCGGAAAATCTGATTTACTCGTGAATCCAATTGGTCTTGGGACCAATGCGGTCGGCGGACATAATTTGTATCCAAACCTCAATGATGAAACAGGAAAGGAATTAGTGAGAACAGCTTTAAATCAAGGAATTAATTTTCTTGATACCGCCTTTATATATGGCCCAGAGCGGTCAGAGGAATTAATCGGTGAGGTTTTAAAAGAAAGAACCCGCTCCGAAGTTATTCTTGCAACAAAAGGTTCTCACAAATTCCTTGGTGATAAAGTTGTTCATGACAACTCACCTTCTTTCTTAAAGCAAGAGGTTGAAAATAGTTTAAAAAGGCTCCAAACTGATTACATAGATTTATACTATATCCATTTCCCTGACGAAAACACACCAAAAGATGAAGCAGTTGGTGCCTTAAAACAGCTGAAGGATGAAGGCAAAATTAGAGCAATAGGAGTATCAAATTTTTCAATTGAACAGTTAAAAGAAGCAAATAAAGATGGATATGTGGACGTTTATCAAGGAGAGTATAATCTTTTAAACCGCAGTGCTGAAAACGAATTGCTTCCGTATACTATTGAACACAACATTACTTTTATTCCATACTTCCCATTAGTTTCAGGATTACTAGCAGGGAAATACACAAAGGATACGTTATTTAACGATTTACGTGCTCGAAATCCACATTTTCAGGGAGCAGCCTTTTTAAAGAACCTGGAAAAGGTTGATCAGCTCCGTCCGATTGCTGAAGCGAAAAATGCAGAAGTAGCGCATGTCGTCCTCGCCTGGTATTTAACGAGAAATTCGATTGATGCCCTCATTCCAGGTGCGAAAAAACCAGAGCAGGTTTTAAGTAACTTAAAAACTCTTGAAGTTCAGTTAACGCAAGTAGAAATCGATGAAATTGATCGGTTATTTTCATAAAGAAAAGATTGTGCCAAATGGGGACCCGTGCGGAATCTAGATCGTAAATCTTTTTAGCGGACACCAGATCCTCTATTGGGAAAAAAATGCAGATTTCTAAAATTAAAGGACACTGGTTCCTTTATATTGCTAAATGTAAGCCATTTTTTAATGTTTTTTGCTAAATAACGGATTACATGTCCTTTTTACTCTTGAAAATATTGGTTTATATGGAAATAACGGAATCTATGTCCGCTTGAACAAAATTCGAGGCGTCCCGGATTTTGGCGTAAATAAGAAATTTCAGGGTGTGCCTGTCACACCAAGATTGATAGGTAACAGGATTTTGACTCGTAGACACCCTGATTTGACTCATATACCCTTTTATCGAACACTTAGCCACAAGTCGAGAATTTATTGTACGCTATACAATAAAAAAATGGTTGGCCCTCATAAGGTCCAACCATTTTTTCTGATTATCTTAAGTTGTAAAATGCTTTAATTCCCAAATACTGTGCCGTTTCATCCAAGGTGTCTTCAATACGAAGCAATTGGTTGTATTTCGCAACACGGTCTGTACGGGAAGGGGCACCTGTTTTGATTTGGCCTGCATTGGTTGCAACCGCAATATCAGCAATCGTGCTGTCTTCAGTTTCACCGGAACGATGAGAGATAACGGCTGTATAGCCTGCACGTTTTGCCATTTCGATCGCATCAAATGTTTCTGTTAAGGTACCGATTTGGTTCACTTTAATCAGAATAGAGTTTCCAACACCCTGCTCGATACCTTGTGCCAGTTTCTTTGTATTGGTTACGAATAAATCGTCGCCGACTAATTGTACACGGTCTCCGATACGTTCAGTTAGTAGTTTGTGACCTGCCCAGTCATTTTCATCTAAGCCGTCTTCAATGGAAATGATAGGGTATTTGGATACAAGCTCTTCATACCAAGCCACCATTTCTTCAGATGTTTTGACAACACCTTCACCCTCAAGATGATATTTTCCGTCTTCTTTGCTGTAAAGCTCAGATGAAGCGACGTCCATTGCTAATTTAACTTGCTCACCTGGTTTGTAGCCGGCTTTTTCAATCGCTGCAATAATCGTTTGTAATGCTTCTTCGTTAGACTTAAGGTTCGGAGCAAATCCGCCTTCATCCCCAACAGCGGTGTTTAAGCCTTTATCTTTTAGAACAGATTTTAAGCTGTGGAAAATTTCTGCTCCCATGCGAAGAGCTTCATGAAAGCTCTCTGCCCCAACAGGCATAACCATAAATTCTTGGATGTCCACGTTGTTATCGGCATGAGCTCCGCCATTTAGGATGTTCATCATTGGAACTGGAAGCTGTTTCGCATTGAATCCGCCAAGGTATTGATAGAGTTCAACACCAAGATAGTCAGCTGCTGCACGAGCCACTGCCATTGATACGCCTAAAATCGCATTGGCTCCTAATTTACCCTTGTTTTCAGTTCCGTCTAATTCGATAAGAGCTTTGTCAATCGCAACTTGGTTTAAAACGTTAAAGCCCTCTAATTCTGGAGCGATTACCTCATTCACGTTTTGAACGGCTTGAAGAACTCCTTTTCCTAAATAACGGCTTTTATCTCCGTCACGAAGCTCAACAGCTTCATATTCACCAGTAGAGGCACCGCTTGGCACAAGCGCGCGGCCAAATGCGCCAGAATCTGTGTACACTTCTACTTCAACTGTTGGATTTCCGCGAGAATCAAGGACTTCACGAGCATAAATTTCAGCAATAAATGGCATTAGAATCTCTCCTTATTTCGATTGAATTAATGTTTTTCCAGTCATTTCATTTGGCTGTTCAACTTCTAATAACTCTAGCATAGTTGGTGCTAAATCACCTAATATTCCGCCATCACGAAGGGTAATTCCTTTTTTCGTCACAATCACAGGAACAGGATTTGTCGTATGTGCCGTCATTGGCGTTCCTTCTGGTGTAATGACTTCATCTGCATTTCCGTGGTCTGCCGTAATAATCGCCGTTCCGCCTTTACTTAAGATCAGATCGACGACTTTACCTAAGCACTCATCCACCGCTTCTACAGCTTTAATGGTTGGCTCGAGCATTCCAGAGTGACCTACCATGTCAGGGTTGGCAAAGTTTAGAAGGATGGCATCAAATTTATCCTGATTAATCTCATTTACAAGTGCATCCGTTACTTCATAGGCACTCATTTCTGGCTTCAAATCATACGTTGCAACCTTAGGACTATTGATCAGGATCCGTGCTTCACCTGGAAACTCATGCTCCCGGCCCCCGCTCATAAAAAACGTAACATGCGGATATTTTTCAGTTTCGGCTATCCGAAGCTGAGTTAAATTGTTTTGTGATAAAACTTCGCCTAATGTATTGTCCATGCTGACCGGTTTAAAAGCGACATATCCGTCGACCGTTTCACTAAAGTGAGTTAAACAAACAAAATAAAGATTATTTGGATGCCCCCCTCCCCGATCAAACGACCGGAAATCCTTATTAGTAAAGGTATTGGAGATTTGAATCGCCCGGTCAGGTCGGAAGTTATAGAAAATAACCGCATCGTTGTCCTTAATCGTAGCAACGGGCTCGCCATTTTCTCTTGTAATCACAGACGGAATCACAAACTCATCATAAATTTCGTTTTTGTAGGAATCATCTACACATTCGATTGGGTCTGTGTAGGTTGGTCCTTCACCGTAC encodes the following:
- the eno gene encoding phosphopyruvate hydratase; protein product: MPFIAEIYAREVLDSRGNPTVEVEVYTDSGAFGRALVPSGASTGEYEAVELRDGDKSRYLGKGVLQAVQNVNEVIAPELEGFNVLNQVAIDKALIELDGTENKGKLGANAILGVSMAVARAAADYLGVELYQYLGGFNAKQLPVPMMNILNGGAHADNNVDIQEFMVMPVGAESFHEALRMGAEIFHSLKSVLKDKGLNTAVGDEGGFAPNLKSNEEALQTIIAAIEKAGYKPGEQVKLAMDVASSELYSKEDGKYHLEGEGVVKTSEEMVAWYEELVSKYPIISIEDGLDENDWAGHKLLTERIGDRVQLVGDDLFVTNTKKLAQGIEQGVGNSILIKVNQIGTLTETFDAIEMAKRAGYTAVISHRSGETEDSTIADIAVATNAGQIKTGAPSRTDRVAKYNQLLRIEDTLDETAQYLGIKAFYNLR
- the gpmI gene encoding 2,3-bisphosphoglycerate-independent phosphoglycerate mutase, with protein sequence MSKQAPVALIILDGFGLRDETHGNAVAQAKKPNFDRFWNEFPHSTLKASGEAVGLPEGQMGNSEVGHLNIGAGRIVYQSLTRVNVAIREGEFAKNETFLGAIQHVKEKGTNLHIFGLLSSGGVHSHINHLFALLQLAAKEGVKHVYIHGILDGRDVGPQTAKIFIEQTQEKIKEYGVGEFATISGRYYSMDRDQRWERVEKSYRAMVYGEGPTYTDPIECVDDSYKNEIYDEFVIPSVITRENGEPVATIKDNDAVIFYNFRPDRAIQISNTFTNKDFRSFDRGGGHPNNLYFVCLTHFSETVDGYVAFKPVSMDNTLGEVLSQNNLTQLRIAETEKYPHVTFFMSGGREHEFPGEARILINSPKVATYDLKPEMSAYEVTDALVNEINQDKFDAILLNFANPDMVGHSGMLEPTIKAVEAVDECLGKVVDLILSKGGTAIITADHGNADEVITPEGTPMTAHTTNPVPVIVTKKGITLRDGGILGDLAPTMLELLEVEQPNEMTGKTLIQSK
- a CDS encoding aldo/keto reductase, with the protein product MAKLSRLGKSDLLVNPIGLGTNAVGGHNLYPNLNDETGKELVRTALNQGINFLDTAFIYGPERSEELIGEVLKERTRSEVILATKGSHKFLGDKVVHDNSPSFLKQEVENSLKRLQTDYIDLYYIHFPDENTPKDEAVGALKQLKDEGKIRAIGVSNFSIEQLKEANKDGYVDVYQGEYNLLNRSAENELLPYTIEHNITFIPYFPLVSGLLAGKYTKDTLFNDLRARNPHFQGAAFLKNLEKVDQLRPIAEAKNAEVAHVVLAWYLTRNSIDALIPGAKKPEQVLSNLKTLEVQLTQVEIDEIDRLFS
- a CDS encoding CPBP family intramembrane glutamic endopeptidase, which translates into the protein MAVKMKNGHIMIWAPIIVVLISSSSSFIFSTFIQEWAWIPVAIFYWGSIFAFIYFFTTKEERSKWLSRVEGHFGWKIGTVLVGLFPLTILFTNLQLLSESLAATLFWLLFALINPFFEEGFWRGLLLNKLPFQSKFAKVLYSTLFFILSHPLLWGVFSIANRSYMIFVSLLIMSLVWSYAYYRIGSLRWPIFSHFLVDVGNLSVFTFLNLYIPPVM
- a CDS encoding alpha/beta hydrolase, whose translation is MKVKPPKPFTFEAGKRAVLLLHGFTGSSADVRMLGRFLEKKGYTSHAPQYKGHGVPPEELVHTGPKDWWKDVMMGYDHLKSLGYEEIAVAGLSLGGVFSLKLGYTVPVKGIVPMCAPMYFKDEDVMYEGVLKYAREYKQFEGKSGEVIAKEMEDFKKTPMKTLKELQALIQDVRVHVDLTYAPLFVVQARHDNMINPDSANIIYNEAESPQKNIKWYENSGHVITLDKEKEQLHEDIYAFLEELDWTV
- the rnr gene encoding ribonuclease R is translated as MKEEAYKPLTVQELEELLQMEDSDSFKELVKTLVHMEEKGYIVRTRTNRYGIPEKMNLLRGKFIAHEKGFGFVTPEEEGMDDIFIPPSELNQAMHGDIVLVRVTHEQSGDNRREGTIVKIIERGIKEVVGTYSDSKHFGFVIPDNKKITTDIFIPKGASAGAVDGHKVVVKITAYPEGRQSAEGEVIQILGHKNDPGVDILSIIHKHGIPTQFPDEVLQQAEEIPDEILESDIGNRRDLRDQTIVTIDGADAKDLDDAVTVSKLENGNYKLGVHIADVSHYVKEGSPIDREAFERGTSVYLVDRVIPMIPHRLSNGICSLNPKVNRFTLSCEMEIDSSGHVVKHEIFESVIKTTERMTYADVNKILVDKDGETRKHYETLIPMFEDMEALAQILRNKRMGRGAIDFDFKEAKVLVDEDGKPTDVVLRERSVAERLIEEFMLAANETIAEHFHWLEVPFMYRIHEDPKEEKLHRFFEFITNFGLVVRGTANSIHPRALQEILEAVAGRPEEMVVSTVMLRSMQQAKYDAESLGHFGLSTDFYTHFTSPIRRYPDLIVHRLIREYLINGKMDDATQAKWGARLDEIAKHASEMERRAVDAERDTDSLKKAEFMLDKIGEEFEGIISSVTNFGMFIELPNTIEGLVHVSDMTDDYYRFDQRQYAMIGERTGKVYQIGDEITVKVINVDKDEQSIDFEIVGMKRERKRERKITTTVVKANAGKSRRKGAENRNGGGSKGENGDEWSTRKPKKKRKHFENVPKSARTKKKKRS
- the secG gene encoding preprotein translocase subunit SecG; protein product: MHAFLVTLLVINCIALIAVVLLQSGKSAGLSGAISGGAEQLFGKQKARGIDLVLHRITVVLSVLLFVLTIAVSYFQL
- a CDS encoding DUF1002 domain-containing protein yields the protein MRFFKIIACGTLLLLVIFIGNMNAVHADSANEEDSINEKYGLPVVVYGEALSDAQKEEVRELLNVKDPTMVKEITVTGEDLVQYINGDPHSNMYSSAKITRNDSGEGLVINQVTPENITEVTDEMYANALLTAGIENAVVDIASPVKVSGHSALVGIYKAYDEGEGTELNKDRTEVANEELSLATALAQKEGLDQDKVSELLTEIKQQIAEQNPVSREEVEQIIDERLKTLEISLSPEDRQLLIDLFEKMRNLNINFDNVQSQLENLANDIQQRIEDAVGDKGFLQTIMDFFKNLIESIKSFFSSLFS